Proteins from one Cellulosilyticum lentocellum DSM 5427 genomic window:
- a CDS encoding 2-hydroxyacyl-CoA dehydratase produces the protein MNRKLNLGIDVGSTTIKLVYLNEQDEIVYSKYERHFSDVKTTLERLLKESFIALGSVQVKIVSTGSGAMEIASLLKLKFVQEVIACTKAVETYIEDVNVAIELGGEDGKITYFESSLEQRMNSSCAGGTGAFIDQMATLLETDAMGLNEMAKSYHVIYPIAARCGVFAKTDVQPLINEGVAKEDIATSIFQAVVNQTISVLACGKPIKGKVAFLGGPLHFLSELRKRFVETLKLTEDEVVVPEKPELFVAIGAALLANKEEAIDLEMLIKDLHHMSSDTGIRQTLEPLFKSEQEIIAFRERHQKWQVKTGDLSSYKGEAFLGIDAGSTTTKIALIGTDNELLYSFYGSNKGDPLKLVKEQLMALYDSLPEQVHIESSCVTGYGEALIQNTFKVTHGEVETIAHYRGAKAFSNQVSFILDIGGQDMKCIKIRDGVVQSVILNEACSSGCGSFIEMLSTSLGISVEDFSEKALLANKPVDLGTRCTVFMNSKVKEAQKEGAAIGDISAGLSYSVIKNALYKVIKLRTAEDIQGDVVVQGGTFYNEAVLRAMELTLGREVVRPDICGLMGAYGAALLAKERKSEAPHQLLNKEALLHLEIKKTPTRCKGCENKCLLTVNTLNDGRKFIYGNRCEKPLGHVTSKKELPNLFNYKYERLFAYESLSTEMATRGTVGLPRVLNLYENYPFWYTFFTKLGFKVQLSSRSSKKIYEKGISTIPSESVCYPGKLTHGHIVDLIEQGVSFIFYPCIPYEKKEDQTADNHYNCPIVTSYPEVIKNNMDELKEANVLFMHPFLNLDSPQGVLRQMTKAMESFEIPKKEMAAAIKAAYDEQEAFRKDIADKGDETLAFMKEKGLQGIVVSGRPYHLDPEINHGLTELITAEGLVVLTEDSVAHLAEIERPIRVLDQWAYHNRLYRAAHFVCTRDDLELMQVTSFGCGLDAVTADQVQEILEGSGKIYTLIKIDEGANLGAIKIRIRSLKAAIAERKKLAEKVVIPVSDERIIFTKEMRKDHTILVPQMAPIQFQFLEAAFNSSGYQVKVLEKVCPQDVEEGLKYVNNDACYPAIIVIGQMLRALKSGAVDPHHTSLIITQTGGGCRASNYISFLRKALKDSGLSYVPVISLSAQGLEAHPGVKLTLGLANKAVMGILYGDLLMRVLYRVRPYEAVPGSANALYEKWCRIGKENVATGNQQHFKKNVEQLIHEFDTLPLTDVKKPRVGLVGEILVKFHPYANNEVVETIEAEGGEAVMPDLLDFFYYCAYNSKFKYHELSKPIQGLIGAEALMYYLDHKRKPIVKALEKSQRFTAPHSIEHLAQIASKVMSLGHQMGEGWFLTGEIISLIEDGANNVVCMQPFGCLPNHVTGKGMVKELRRVYPLSNVVTVDYDPGASHVNQLNRIKLMMATAFKNLSKV, from the coding sequence ATGAACAGAAAGCTAAATTTGGGGATAGATGTTGGATCAACAACTATCAAGCTTGTTTATTTAAATGAACAAGATGAAATAGTTTATTCTAAATATGAAAGGCACTTTTCGGATGTAAAAACCACATTAGAAAGGCTATTAAAAGAAAGTTTTATAGCCTTAGGTAGTGTACAGGTAAAGATTGTTAGTACAGGTTCAGGTGCTATGGAAATAGCTTCTCTTCTAAAACTCAAATTTGTACAGGAAGTTATTGCATGTACCAAAGCTGTAGAAACCTATATAGAAGATGTTAATGTAGCTATTGAATTAGGGGGTGAAGATGGAAAGATTACCTATTTTGAGAGTAGTTTAGAACAGCGTATGAATAGTAGTTGTGCTGGTGGTACAGGTGCTTTTATTGATCAAATGGCTACGCTTTTAGAAACAGATGCTATGGGGCTCAATGAAATGGCAAAATCCTATCATGTGATTTACCCAATAGCTGCAAGGTGTGGTGTTTTTGCGAAGACAGATGTTCAACCTCTTATCAACGAAGGCGTAGCCAAAGAAGATATTGCTACTTCTATTTTTCAAGCTGTTGTTAATCAAACCATTAGTGTTTTAGCTTGTGGAAAGCCTATTAAAGGGAAAGTGGCATTTTTAGGTGGGCCATTACACTTTTTATCAGAGCTTAGAAAACGTTTCGTTGAAACACTAAAACTCACAGAGGATGAAGTTGTTGTGCCTGAGAAACCAGAGCTTTTTGTAGCTATAGGTGCAGCTTTACTTGCTAATAAAGAAGAGGCTATAGATTTAGAAATGCTTATAAAAGACTTGCATCATATGAGTAGTGATACAGGAATCAGGCAAACGCTAGAGCCTCTTTTTAAATCAGAACAAGAGATTATAGCCTTTAGAGAGAGACACCAAAAGTGGCAAGTGAAAACAGGAGACCTTTCATCCTATAAAGGAGAAGCTTTTTTAGGAATAGATGCAGGCTCTACTACAACGAAGATAGCACTGATTGGGACAGATAATGAGCTTTTATATTCTTTTTATGGTAGTAATAAAGGAGACCCACTTAAATTAGTTAAAGAACAATTAATGGCTTTATACGATAGCTTACCAGAACAAGTACATATTGAGTCTTCCTGTGTGACAGGATATGGGGAGGCACTTATTCAAAATACTTTTAAAGTTACTCATGGAGAAGTAGAGACCATTGCCCATTATAGAGGTGCTAAAGCATTTTCTAATCAAGTTAGTTTCATCTTAGATATTGGCGGACAAGATATGAAGTGCATTAAGATTAGAGATGGTGTTGTACAATCTGTTATTTTAAACGAGGCTTGTTCTTCTGGCTGTGGCTCATTTATTGAAATGTTAAGTACTTCCTTAGGGATTAGTGTTGAAGATTTTAGTGAAAAAGCATTATTAGCGAACAAACCAGTAGATCTTGGTACACGTTGTACAGTATTTATGAATTCTAAAGTAAAAGAAGCGCAAAAAGAAGGCGCAGCAATTGGCGATATTTCGGCAGGCCTTTCTTATTCTGTTATTAAGAATGCTTTATATAAGGTAATTAAGTTACGTACAGCTGAAGATATACAAGGTGATGTGGTTGTACAAGGAGGGACATTCTATAATGAGGCCGTATTAAGAGCGATGGAATTAACCTTAGGACGTGAGGTTGTAAGGCCTGATATCTGTGGATTAATGGGCGCTTATGGTGCAGCACTTCTAGCAAAAGAAAGAAAGTCAGAAGCACCTCATCAGCTTTTAAATAAAGAAGCATTACTTCATTTAGAAATAAAGAAAACGCCTACACGCTGTAAAGGGTGTGAAAATAAATGTCTTCTTACAGTCAATACGTTAAATGATGGTAGAAAATTTATTTATGGTAATCGTTGCGAAAAACCATTAGGTCATGTAACAAGCAAAAAAGAGTTGCCTAATTTATTTAACTATAAATATGAGCGCTTATTTGCTTATGAGTCATTAAGTACGGAAATGGCAACAAGAGGAACTGTAGGTTTGCCACGTGTGCTTAATTTATATGAAAATTATCCATTTTGGTATACCTTCTTTACTAAGCTTGGGTTTAAAGTACAACTTTCATCTAGGTCAAGTAAAAAGATTTATGAAAAAGGAATCTCAACGATTCCATCAGAATCAGTTTGTTATCCTGGGAAATTAACTCATGGGCATATTGTAGACTTAATTGAGCAAGGGGTTTCATTTATCTTTTATCCTTGTATTCCCTATGAGAAAAAAGAAGACCAAACAGCAGATAACCATTATAACTGTCCAATAGTAACGTCTTATCCAGAAGTGATTAAAAATAATATGGATGAGTTAAAAGAAGCCAATGTATTATTCATGCATCCATTTTTAAACTTAGATTCACCTCAAGGTGTGCTTAGGCAAATGACTAAAGCTATGGAAAGTTTTGAGATTCCTAAAAAGGAAATGGCAGCAGCTATAAAAGCAGCTTATGATGAGCAAGAAGCTTTTAGAAAGGATATAGCTGATAAAGGTGATGAAACACTTGCTTTTATGAAGGAAAAAGGACTACAGGGAATAGTAGTAAGCGGGAGACCTTATCACTTAGACCCAGAAATTAATCATGGCCTTACAGAACTCATTACAGCAGAAGGATTAGTGGTTTTAACAGAGGATTCAGTAGCACATTTAGCTGAAATAGAGAGACCTATTCGTGTATTAGATCAATGGGCCTATCATAATCGCCTTTATAGAGCAGCGCATTTTGTATGTACTAGAGATGATTTAGAGCTTATGCAAGTGACTTCTTTCGGCTGTGGATTAGATGCAGTAACAGCTGATCAAGTTCAAGAAATTTTAGAGGGCTCAGGTAAAATCTATACACTTATTAAAATTGATGAAGGTGCTAATTTAGGAGCTATTAAAATTCGTATACGTTCTTTAAAAGCTGCAATTGCTGAACGTAAGAAGCTAGCAGAGAAGGTAGTCATCCCTGTTAGTGATGAAAGGATTATTTTTACTAAAGAAATGAGAAAAGACCATACTATTCTGGTACCACAAATGGCACCCATACAGTTTCAGTTTTTAGAAGCTGCTTTTAATAGTAGTGGGTATCAGGTTAAAGTATTAGAAAAAGTGTGCCCACAAGATGTAGAAGAGGGTCTTAAATATGTTAATAATGATGCCTGCTATCCTGCAATCATTGTTATTGGTCAGATGCTAAGAGCACTCAAAAGTGGTGCAGTAGACCCACATCATACTTCCCTTATTATTACGCAAACAGGTGGTGGATGTCGCGCTTCTAATTACATTAGTTTCTTAAGAAAGGCTTTAAAGGATAGTGGACTAAGCTATGTACCCGTTATTTCTTTGAGTGCACAAGGTTTAGAGGCTCATCCAGGTGTTAAATTGACCTTGGGACTTGCTAATAAAGCTGTTATGGGCATCTTATATGGCGATTTACTCATGCGTGTTTTATATCGCGTAAGGCCCTATGAAGCTGTACCAGGCTCTGCTAATGCCTTGTACGAAAAATGGTGTCGTATAGGAAAAGAAAATGTAGCTACAGGTAACCAGCAACACTTTAAGAAGAATGTTGAACAATTAATTCATGAATTTGATACATTGCCTTTGACGGATGTAAAGAAACCAAGAGTTGGTTTAGTAGGAGAGATTTTAGTTAAGTTCCATCCTTATGCTAATAATGAAGTGGTGGAAACCATCGAAGCAGAAGGTGGAGAAGCCGTCATGCCAGATCTTTTAGATTTCTTCTATTATTGTGCGTACAATAGTAAATTTAAATATCATGAACTGAGTAAGCCTATCCAGGGATTAATAGGGGCAGAGGCGCTTATGTACTATTTGGATCATAAGCGAAAACCTATAGTAAAAGCACTAGAGAAGAGTCAGCGATTTACCGCTCCCCATAGTATAGAACATTTAGCACAGATTGCTAGTAAAGTGATGTCTCTTGGACATCAAATGGGGGAAGGTTGGTTTTTAACAGGGGAAATTATTAGTTTAATAGAAGATGGTGCTAATAATGTGGTGTGTATGCAACCTTTTGGTTGCCTACCTAATCATGTAACAGGAAAAGGGATGGTAAAAGAACTGAGACGTGTTTATCCATTATCCAATGTGGTAACAGTAGATTATGATCCAGGAGCTTCTCATGTCAATCAACTTAATCGCATTAAGTTAATGATGGCAACTGCTTTTAAAAACCTTTCAAAAGTATAA
- the hisH gene encoding imidazole glycerol phosphate synthase subunit HisH, with amino-acid sequence MTIAIIDYGMGNLKSVKKAFAALGFNAEITADPEMILKADKVVLPGVGAFRDAIAELNSSGLAEATKEVVKRGTPLLGICLGMQLLFDKSYEYGSYEGLGLLPGEIVKMTVEEMIDEKGGSLKIPHMGWNNLELVKKDPLFTGLAQGSSVYFVHSYYLETSVDVVSAYTTYGKHIAVAAQKDNIFATQFHPEKSGLVGLQILKNFGGMEA; translated from the coding sequence ATGACTATAGCAATTATTGATTATGGAATGGGTAACTTAAAGAGTGTTAAAAAGGCTTTTGCAGCCTTAGGTTTTAACGCAGAAATTACAGCTGATCCAGAAATGATTTTAAAAGCGGATAAGGTAGTCTTACCAGGGGTGGGAGCCTTTAGAGATGCAATTGCAGAATTAAATAGCAGTGGTTTAGCTGAGGCTACTAAAGAAGTGGTAAAAAGAGGGACTCCTTTACTGGGCATTTGCCTTGGTATGCAGCTTTTATTTGATAAAAGCTATGAATATGGAAGCTATGAAGGTCTTGGTCTATTACCAGGAGAGATCGTAAAAATGACAGTTGAAGAAATGATAGATGAAAAAGGAGGAAGCTTAAAAATTCCTCACATGGGTTGGAATAATCTAGAGCTTGTAAAAAAAGACCCCTTATTTACAGGTTTAGCACAAGGTAGTAGTGTTTACTTTGTTCATTCTTATTATTTAGAAACCTCTGTTGATGTAGTAAGTGCTTATACAACGTATGGTAAACACATAGCTGTAGCAGCACAAAAAGACAATATCTTTGCTACTCAGTTTCACCCAGAAAAAAGCGGCCTAGTAGGGCTTCAAATACTGAAGAATTTCGGAGGAATGGAAGCATGA
- the hisF gene encoding imidazole glycerol phosphate synthase subunit HisF has protein sequence MLSKRIIPCLDVKSGRVVKGVNFVNLIDAGDPVKVAKAYSDAGADEVVFLDITASSDERNIILDVVERTAEEVFIPLTVGGGIRNLEDIRNILNAGADKISMNSAAIKDPDLINQGAERFGNQCIVVAIDAKRVNWGSGFEVYIHGGRIPTGIDAVEWAKEAEKRGAGEILLTSMDCDGTKAGYDLDLTRAISEAVGIPVIASGGAGTMAHFLEAFEEGKADAALAASLFHFKELEINDLKHYLQEKGIPVRL, from the coding sequence ATGCTAAGTAAACGTATTATTCCTTGCCTTGATGTAAAATCAGGAAGAGTGGTTAAAGGTGTTAACTTTGTCAATCTCATAGATGCAGGTGATCCAGTAAAGGTAGCCAAGGCCTATAGTGATGCAGGGGCAGATGAAGTTGTTTTTCTAGATATAACGGCTTCTTCTGATGAGAGAAATATTATTTTAGATGTAGTGGAAAGAACAGCTGAGGAAGTCTTTATTCCTCTGACAGTAGGTGGAGGTATTAGAAATTTAGAAGATATTCGTAATATTTTAAATGCTGGTGCTGATAAGATTTCTATGAATTCCGCAGCTATTAAGGACCCAGATTTAATTAATCAGGGAGCTGAACGTTTTGGTAATCAATGTATTGTAGTAGCCATTGATGCCAAAAGAGTAAATTGGGGTAGTGGCTTTGAGGTTTACATACATGGCGGTCGTATTCCAACTGGCATTGATGCTGTAGAATGGGCCAAAGAAGCAGAAAAAAGAGGGGCTGGAGAAATCCTTTTGACCAGTATGGATTGTGATGGCACTAAAGCAGGATATGATTTAGACTTAACAAGGGCTATTAGTGAAGCCGTAGGAATTCCTGTGATTGCTTCAGGTGGGGCAGGTACCATGGCGCATTTTCTAGAAGCTTTTGAGGAAGGAAAAGCAGATGCAGCTTTAGCTGCTTCGTTATTTCATTTTAAAGAATTAGAGATTAATGACTTAAAACACTATTTGCAGGAGAAAGGCATACCAGTGAGATTATAA
- the hisIE gene encoding bifunctional phosphoribosyl-AMP cyclohydrolase/phosphoribosyl-ATP diphosphatase HisIE gives MNKKELLKAVKYDEKGLVPVIAQDYHSKKVRMMAYMNEEALLKTLETGKVHYFSRSRQALWLKGETSSHYQYLKQISVDCDGDTLLLQIEQAGGISCHTGNSSCFYRELTEEVVEAEREAVTLESDDSMLGELYSTIMQRKEHPKEGSYTNYLLDKGLNKILKKVGEECTEVIIAAKDEDNKELTFEIADLMYHLTVMMAQKGLTWEEVSVELAQRK, from the coding sequence ATGAATAAAAAAGAACTTTTAAAAGCCGTTAAATATGATGAAAAAGGTTTAGTACCTGTGATTGCACAAGATTATCATTCCAAAAAGGTGAGAATGATGGCTTATATGAATGAAGAAGCTTTGCTTAAAACCCTAGAAACAGGGAAGGTACATTACTTTAGCCGTAGTCGTCAGGCACTTTGGTTAAAAGGAGAAACTTCTTCTCACTATCAGTACTTAAAACAAATCAGTGTTGATTGCGATGGAGATACCCTTTTACTTCAAATTGAGCAAGCAGGAGGGATTTCTTGTCATACAGGTAACTCAAGTTGCTTTTATAGAGAACTAACTGAAGAAGTGGTGGAAGCTGAGCGTGAAGCAGTTACCTTAGAAAGTGATGATTCTATGCTGGGAGAGCTTTATAGCACCATTATGCAGCGTAAAGAGCATCCCAAGGAAGGGTCTTATACCAACTACTTATTAGATAAAGGACTTAATAAAATCCTAAAAAAAGTGGGAGAAGAGTGCACAGAGGTCATTATTGCAGCAAAAGATGAAGATAATAAAGAACTCACTTTTGAAATTGCAGATTTAATGTACCATTTAACAGTTATGATGGCACAAAAAGGCTTAACTTGGGAAGAAGTTAGTGTAGAATTAGCTCAAAGAAAATAA
- a CDS encoding calcium-translocating P-type ATPase, PMCA-type, giving the protein MENKYYNQDIEHIYKEHHVDSSQGLSPKEAEKRLEMYGPNLFTKAKEKSLLQEIKETLTQQLIVILLIAAAISLLIKEYHDAIGICFAVLLSTTIGLLTESRSKKAAEALNRMTEDIQVKVLRSGEKILIHKSEIIPGDIIFLEAGDQVPADGRLISCNDLKVREDMLTGESDDVKKKLGVIKQEELTLEGKTIYQDPIPAKQYNMLFGGTLIASGQAKMIVTATGDETEMGYIAKALGSKEESTPLEIKMDHLAQSISKVSTAVAGMLFVYMIVQIIEGCKLALDFSSTHQFLSSLSPLVSSFPEMKTAFVVCVALIVAAVPEGLPTMINITLAITMKQMAKINVLVRKKEACETIGSVSVICSDKTGTLTQNKMKVAKLYLEGSFKNEAELKRYPDFVRNCMINSTADLQVHGKEVKYIGSATECALLLLCEQYDYARTRLGSEVVKQVPFNSQNKYMLTIAKEENNYEIFSKGAPEIILNQCGFEKTEGQLKPLTNERKKQILKEIEALQVQAMRVLAFAGHRMATSYNVLGREEWKETLVFEGFVGIQDPLRPGVKEAIETAAGAGIETKMLTGDNLQTAIAIGEEIGLVGHGKKAVEASYIDALSDKDLEKEIRHIAIVARSKPDTKMRIVQALQKNGEVVAVTGDGINDAPALTKADVGIAMGIAGTEVSKNAADIILTDDSFSTIVEAIKWGRGIYNNFQRFIQFQLTVNIIAFLIAIISQIMGYDMPFTTIHLLWINIIMDGPPALALGLEPIRSAVMKRRPIKREAPIINRFMLRTIIINSTFITALLFLQIRYNFLGAQSIVNGNASEVQTVLFSLFAFSVLFNAFNCREFGTGSIFPNLFKNQLALQIILLTAVLQIVMIQYCGAFFNAIPLSKEMWLKIIGCGALVVIVNELIKQALRMLKRSAKSAVKQVKKVGMRSRKGLS; this is encoded by the coding sequence ATGGAGAACAAGTATTATAACCAAGATATAGAGCACATTTATAAAGAGCACCATGTAGATTCTAGTCAGGGGTTATCCCCGAAAGAAGCAGAAAAGCGATTAGAGATGTATGGCCCTAACCTTTTTACTAAAGCGAAGGAGAAAAGTTTACTTCAAGAAATAAAAGAGACACTTACTCAACAACTCATTGTTATCTTACTTATTGCTGCAGCCATTAGCCTTTTGATTAAAGAATATCATGATGCCATAGGCATTTGCTTTGCAGTACTTTTAAGCACTACGATAGGCTTATTAACTGAAAGTAGATCTAAAAAAGCAGCAGAAGCCCTTAATCGCATGACAGAAGATATACAGGTTAAGGTGCTACGTTCAGGAGAAAAAATACTCATACATAAAAGTGAAATCATTCCTGGAGATATTATCTTTTTAGAAGCAGGAGATCAAGTTCCTGCTGATGGTAGACTTATATCGTGTAATGATTTAAAGGTAAGGGAAGACATGCTTACAGGCGAGTCTGATGATGTTAAGAAGAAGTTAGGCGTTATTAAGCAAGAAGAATTAACACTAGAAGGTAAAACGATTTATCAAGATCCTATTCCAGCAAAACAGTATAATATGCTTTTTGGAGGGACGCTAATTGCTTCAGGACAAGCCAAGATGATTGTTACAGCTACAGGTGATGAAACAGAAATGGGATATATTGCAAAAGCATTAGGAAGCAAAGAAGAAAGTACACCTCTAGAAATTAAAATGGATCATTTAGCTCAGTCCATTTCCAAAGTCTCTACCGCAGTAGCAGGTATGTTATTTGTTTATATGATTGTTCAAATTATTGAGGGGTGTAAATTAGCTTTAGATTTTAGCAGTACCCATCAGTTTTTAAGTTCGCTTAGTCCACTTGTGAGCAGTTTTCCAGAGATGAAAACAGCATTTGTGGTATGTGTCGCATTAATTGTAGCAGCAGTACCTGAAGGACTACCGACTATGATTAATATTACCTTAGCCATTACCATGAAACAAATGGCTAAAATTAATGTATTGGTAAGAAAAAAAGAAGCGTGTGAGACAATTGGTTCAGTGAGTGTGATTTGCAGTGATAAAACAGGAACATTAACTCAAAATAAAATGAAAGTGGCTAAGCTGTATTTGGAAGGAAGCTTTAAAAATGAGGCTGAATTAAAGCGTTATCCAGATTTTGTAAGAAACTGTATGATTAATAGTACGGCAGACTTACAGGTGCATGGAAAAGAAGTGAAATACATAGGAAGCGCTACAGAGTGCGCTTTACTACTTTTATGTGAGCAGTATGATTATGCACGTACGAGACTAGGAAGTGAGGTTGTCAAGCAAGTTCCATTTAACTCACAAAATAAATATATGCTTACCATAGCAAAAGAAGAAAATAATTATGAAATTTTTTCAAAGGGTGCACCTGAAATTATATTAAATCAATGTGGTTTTGAAAAAACAGAAGGGCAGCTTAAACCATTAACGAATGAACGTAAGAAGCAGATTTTAAAAGAAATTGAGGCATTACAAGTACAGGCTATGCGTGTTTTAGCTTTTGCAGGTCATCGTATGGCAACAAGTTATAATGTGCTTGGGCGAGAAGAATGGAAAGAAACATTAGTATTTGAGGGCTTTGTAGGCATTCAGGATCCTCTTAGACCAGGCGTGAAGGAAGCAATAGAAACAGCAGCAGGTGCAGGGATTGAAACAAAAATGTTAACAGGTGATAATTTGCAGACTGCTATTGCCATAGGCGAAGAAATCGGATTAGTAGGACATGGCAAAAAAGCTGTAGAAGCAAGTTATATTGATGCCTTAAGTGATAAGGATTTAGAAAAAGAAATACGACATATTGCCATTGTAGCTAGATCTAAGCCAGATACAAAAATGCGTATTGTACAGGCACTTCAAAAAAATGGAGAGGTTGTAGCTGTAACAGGAGATGGGATTAATGATGCCCCAGCTTTAACTAAAGCGGATGTGGGTATTGCAATGGGCATTGCTGGTACAGAAGTCAGTAAAAATGCAGCAGATATTATTTTAACAGATGATAGCTTTAGTACGATTGTAGAGGCTATCAAGTGGGGAAGAGGCATCTACAATAATTTTCAACGCTTTATTCAATTTCAGCTAACGGTAAATATTATTGCCTTTCTTATTGCTATTATAAGTCAAATCATGGGGTATGATATGCCTTTTACGACCATTCATCTTTTATGGATTAATATTATTATGGATGGACCTCCGGCATTGGCATTAGGGCTTGAGCCTATTAGAAGCGCGGTTATGAAAAGACGACCTATTAAAAGAGAAGCCCCCATTATTAATCGATTTATGCTACGAACGATTATTATTAATAGTACCTTTATTACAGCCCTTCTTTTCTTGCAAATAAGATATAACTTTTTAGGTGCACAAAGCATTGTCAATGGTAATGCTAGTGAAGTTCAGACTGTTCTATTTAGTTTATTTGCATTTAGTGTGTTATTTAATGCATTTAACTGTAGAGAATTTGGAACAGGTAGTATTTTTCCTAATTTATTTAAGAACCAATTAGCTTTACAAATTATATTACTAACAGCGGTGCTGCAGATTGTAATGATTCAATATTGTGGTGCATTTTTTAATGCTATTCCGTTATCTAAAGAAATGTGGTTAAAAATCATTGGTTGTGGTGCACTCGTTGTTATTGTCAATGAACTTATAAAACAAGCACTTAGAATGTTAAAACGATCGGCTAAAAGTGCAGTCAAGCAGGTTAAAAAAGTCGGTATGAGAAGTCGAAAAGGACTTTCTTAG
- the hisA gene encoding 1-(5-phosphoribosyl)-5-[(5-phosphoribosylamino)methylideneamino]imidazole-4-carboxamide isomerase yields the protein MKLYPAIDLKDGNCVRLLQGDYNEVTIYGNSPAEMAKKWESLGGDYLHIVDLDGAKEGKGINEQAVRDIVAAVKIPIELGGGIRTIEDINCQLDRGVDRVILGSAAIKNKALVKEAIETFGPDKIVVGVDAKGGKVAIEGWLEVTDTTALGFCKELEAMGVKTVIYTDIAKDGMMQGPNVEETAKLVEATHLDIIASGGVSSIEDLEKLEAIHVHGAIIGKALYIGAIDLEEAVRRFK from the coding sequence ATGAAACTTTACCCAGCAATTGATTTAAAAGATGGCAATTGTGTCAGATTACTTCAAGGCGATTATAATGAAGTGACAATATACGGTAATAGCCCAGCTGAAATGGCGAAGAAATGGGAAAGTCTAGGGGGAGATTATTTACATATTGTCGACCTAGATGGGGCTAAAGAAGGAAAAGGCATTAACGAGCAAGCTGTTCGTGATATTGTAGCAGCAGTTAAGATTCCTATTGAATTAGGTGGGGGGATTCGCACCATAGAAGATATTAATTGCCAATTAGATAGAGGTGTAGATCGGGTTATTTTAGGAAGTGCTGCTATTAAAAATAAAGCACTTGTTAAAGAAGCTATTGAGACTTTTGGTCCTGACAAAATTGTAGTGGGGGTAGATGCCAAAGGTGGTAAAGTAGCGATTGAAGGCTGGTTAGAAGTAACGGATACCACTGCGCTCGGCTTTTGTAAGGAACTAGAGGCTATGGGTGTTAAAACAGTGATTTACACCGATATTGCAAAGGATGGTATGATGCAAGGCCCTAATGTGGAAGAAACAGCTAAGCTGGTTGAAGCAACCCATTTAGACATTATTGCTTCAGGTGGTGTATCGAGTATCGAAGATTTAGAAAAATTAGAGGCCATTCATGTGCATGGGGCTATTATTGGGAAGGCTTTATACATTGGAGCCATTGATTTAGAAGAAGCAGTAAGACGTTTTAAATAG
- a CDS encoding asparaginase, producing MNKPKVCIFFTGGTISMTVDEEIGAAIPTLSGEQILSMVSNIDKLADIEVVNFSEIPGPHMTFDKLLELKKLITAKLDEEDISGVIVTHGTDSLEETAYFLDLTIHHEKPIVVVGAMRNSSELGYDGSSNLAAAVCTAVSEKARHLGVLVVLNNEVNSAAEVTKTNTLSLNTFQSPYGPLGIIDTNDLILYRDLAFRQHIDTDSVERRVDLIKTVLDMDDRLVRSAVDLGAVGIVIEAMGRGNVPLKVLEGIRYAISKGVIVVIVSRCQSGRVLESYGYEGGGKELSDMGVIMGSDMRGQKARLKLMLALTKTQDVTLIRELFKEKNYILS from the coding sequence ATGAATAAGCCTAAAGTATGTATATTTTTTACAGGTGGAACGATTTCAATGACTGTAGATGAGGAAATAGGTGCGGCTATTCCTACCTTATCTGGAGAGCAAATTCTTTCCATGGTTTCCAATATTGATAAGTTAGCAGATATTGAGGTGGTGAATTTTAGTGAAATTCCAGGACCTCATATGACTTTTGATAAACTATTAGAACTGAAAAAGCTTATTACAGCTAAGCTAGATGAAGAAGATATTAGTGGTGTCATTGTGACTCATGGTACAGATAGCTTAGAAGAAACAGCTTACTTTTTAGATTTAACAATCCATCATGAAAAACCTATTGTCGTCGTAGGTGCCATGAGAAATAGCTCAGAACTGGGTTATGACGGCTCCAGTAATTTGGCCGCTGCTGTTTGTACAGCAGTTTCAGAAAAAGCACGTCATTTAGGGGTATTAGTTGTGCTTAATAACGAGGTTAATTCAGCAGCAGAGGTCACTAAAACCAATACGTTATCTCTCAACACCTTCCAATCACCTTATGGTCCACTTGGAATTATTGATACCAATGACCTTATTTTATATAGAGACTTAGCTTTTAGACAACACATTGATACAGACAGTGTGGAGAGAAGAGTTGATCTTATTAAAACCGTATTAGATATGGATGATCGCCTTGTGAGAAGTGCCGTGGATTTAGGTGCAGTAGGCATTGTAATAGAAGCTATGGGAAGAGGAAATGTACCTCTTAAAGTACTAGAAGGTATACGTTATGCCATTAGCAAAGGAGTCATCGTTGTTATTGTGTCGAGATGTCAGTCAGGGCGTGTGTTAGAAAGCTATGGCTACGAAGGTGGTGGCAAAGAACTCTCTGATATGGGTGTTATTATGGGAAGTGATATGAGGGGACAAAAAGCGAGGTTAAAGTTGATGTTGGCTTTAACAAAAACGCAAGATGTTACTTTAATTCGTGAATTATTTAAAGAGAAGAATTATATTCTTTCGTAA